The following are from one region of the Vitis riparia cultivar Riparia Gloire de Montpellier isolate 1030 chromosome 9, EGFV_Vit.rip_1.0, whole genome shotgun sequence genome:
- the LOC117921906 gene encoding uncharacterized protein LOC117921906: MAGVMQPANFSNIKCDIPEFKGDNYKVWKERILLHLGCMNIDYAIRKDKPTIIDTSTTAEKALYEQWERSNRLSLMFIKTKISDGIRGSVDQHDNVKALLKAIDEQFVTSDKALASTLIMKFSSLRLTNVSGVREHIMQMRDIAAQLKILEVEMSDSFLVHFILNTLPQQYGPFKISYNTHKDKWSINELLTMCVQEEGRLKMELGENALMTMEGKNQN; this comes from the exons ATGGCGGGAG TCATGCAACCTGCGAATTTCTCTAATATAAAATGTGACATTCCCGAATTTAAAGGTGATAACTAtaaggtttggaaggagagaattctCCTTCATTTGGGGTGCATGAACATTGATTATGCTATTAGGAAAGACAAACCAACCATTATTGACACCAGCACTACAGCAGAAAAGGCTCTTTATGAACAATGGGAGCGATCAAATCGCCTTAGTTTGATgttcataaagaccaaaatcTCTGATGGTATTCGTGGTTCTGTGGATCAGCATGACAATGTCAAGGCATTACTGAAGGCTATTGATGAACAATTTGTGACTTCAGATAAGGCACTTGCCAGCACCCTGATAATGAAGTTTTCATCTTTAAGGCTCACCAATGTGAGTGGTGTGCGAGAGCACATAATGCAAATGAGGGATATTGCGGCGCAATTGAAAATACTTGAGGTTGAAATGTCTGACTCCTTCCTTGTGCACTTCATTTTAAACACTCTTCCACAACAATAtggacctttcaaaatctccTACAACACACACAAAGATAAGTGGTCAATTAATGAGCTTctgaccatgtgtgttcaagaggagGGAAGGTTGAAAATGGAATTGGGTGAGAATGCATTAATGACAATGGAAGGAAAGAATCAGAATTAG